The following are from one region of the Methyloversatilis discipulorum genome:
- a CDS encoding group II truncated hemoglobin produces the protein MSTQEPVVPAAAPSVSSTAGTQNPHFARIGGEAAIIQLVERFYAHMSERPDAQGIRAMHGVDLTDVKRVLVNYLVEWMGGPQRYSVERGHPRLRRKHLAFAIGPAERDAWMNCMRAALQEVVSDGELRMQLEQAFFKTADFIRNDQGNHHEHHHR, from the coding sequence ATGTCCACGCAAGAACCCGTCGTTCCAGCCGCCGCGCCTTCGGTCAGTTCGACCGCAGGTACGCAGAACCCGCACTTCGCCCGCATCGGCGGCGAAGCGGCGATCATTCAGTTGGTCGAGCGCTTCTATGCACACATGAGCGAACGCCCTGACGCACAGGGCATACGCGCCATGCACGGTGTCGACCTGACCGACGTCAAGCGCGTGCTGGTGAACTACCTCGTCGAATGGATGGGCGGTCCGCAGCGCTACTCGGTCGAACGTGGCCATCCGCGTCTGCGACGCAAGCACCTCGCATTCGCGATCGGCCCGGCCGAACGCGACGCGTGGATGAACTGCATGCGCGCCGCCCTGCAGGAAGTCGTCAGCGACGGCGAACTGCGCATGCAACTGGAGCAGGCCTTTTTCAAGACCGCGGATTTCATCCGCAACGATCAGGGGAATCACCATGAGCATCACCATCGCTAG
- a CDS encoding DUF6156 family protein → MSSPSLPPSPSTISRYFLTYRGVKLPLQFAEELQPDALRNRNTWFQVDYDAAGRIVRAEKKVYGETEMRHEYSWSADGRLLRACIVIGDEEPQVIDFPA, encoded by the coding sequence ATGTCCTCGCCATCGCTCCCCCCTTCGCCCTCGACGATCAGCCGCTACTTCCTCACCTACCGCGGCGTGAAACTCCCGCTGCAGTTCGCCGAAGAACTGCAGCCGGATGCGCTGCGCAACCGCAACACCTGGTTCCAGGTCGACTACGACGCAGCCGGTCGCATCGTGCGCGCCGAGAAGAAGGTCTACGGTGAAACCGAAATGCGTCACGAATACAGCTGGAGCGCCGACGGCCGTCTGCTGCGCGCCTGCATCGTCATCGGTGACGAAGAGCCGCAGGT
- the nifH gene encoding nitrogenase iron protein, with the protein MASLRQIAFYGKGGIGKSTTSQNTLAALAEMGQKILIVGCDPKADSTRLILHAKAQDTILSLAAEAGSVEDLELEDVMKIGYRDIRCVESGGPEPGVGCAGRGVITSINFLEENGAYDGVDYVSYDVLGDVVCGGFAMPIRENKAQEIYIVMSGEMMAMYAANNISKGILKYANSGGVRLGGLVCNERQTDKELELAESLAKMLGSKLIHFVPRDNIVQHAELRRMTVLEYAPDSKQANEYRDLAQKVHANAGNGTIPTPITMDQLEDLLMEHGIMKQVDESEVGKAAAAA; encoded by the coding sequence ATGGCATCTCTCAGACAAATCGCCTTCTACGGCAAGGGCGGCATCGGCAAGTCGACCACCTCCCAGAACACCCTGGCCGCTCTGGCCGAAATGGGTCAGAAGATCCTCATCGTCGGCTGCGACCCGAAGGCCGACTCGACCCGCCTGATCCTGCACGCAAAGGCACAGGACACCATCCTGTCGCTGGCCGCCGAAGCCGGTTCGGTCGAGGACCTGGAGCTCGAGGACGTCATGAAGATCGGCTACCGCGACATCCGCTGTGTCGAATCCGGTGGCCCGGAACCCGGCGTCGGCTGCGCCGGTCGCGGTGTCATCACCTCGATCAACTTCCTCGAAGAGAACGGCGCCTATGACGGCGTCGACTACGTGTCCTACGACGTGCTGGGCGACGTCGTGTGCGGTGGCTTCGCGATGCCGATTCGCGAAAACAAGGCGCAGGAAATCTACATCGTCATGTCCGGCGAAATGATGGCCATGTACGCTGCCAACAACATCTCCAAGGGCATTCTGAAGTACGCCAATTCGGGTGGCGTGCGTCTGGGCGGCCTGGTGTGCAACGAGCGCCAGACCGACAAGGAACTGGAACTGGCCGAATCGCTGGCCAAGATGCTGGGTTCCAAGCTGATCCACTTCGTGCCGCGCGACAACATCGTCCAGCACGCCGAACTGCGTCGCATGACGGTGCTCGAGTACGCGCCGGACTCGAAGCAGGCCAACGAGTACCGCGACCTGGCGCAGAAGGTTCACGCCAACGCCGGCAACGGCACCATCCCGACGCCGATCACGATGGACCAGCTCGAAGACCTGCTGATGGAGCACGGGATCATGAAGCAGGTCGACGAATCGGAAGTCGGCAAGGCCGCCGCTGCCGCCTGA
- a CDS encoding ArsC/Spx/MgsR family protein: MAHVVFFEKPGCTGNARQKQWLLDAGHLLTVRSLLTEPWTAESLLDFLDPLPVADWFNRAARRVKSGEVRPESLGRAEALALLLAEPLLIRRPLLQVGAERRVGFDPPAVDRWIGLTPDAAARLRETSEGCAAGGLRSCRPPE; the protein is encoded by the coding sequence ATGGCTCACGTCGTCTTCTTTGAGAAGCCGGGCTGTACCGGCAACGCGCGGCAGAAGCAGTGGCTGCTCGATGCGGGCCATCTGCTGACGGTGCGCAGCCTGCTGACCGAGCCATGGACGGCGGAGTCCTTGCTCGACTTCCTCGACCCCTTGCCGGTGGCCGACTGGTTCAACCGCGCTGCGCGACGCGTGAAGAGTGGCGAGGTGCGGCCCGAATCGCTCGGCCGGGCAGAGGCGCTGGCGCTGTTGCTGGCCGAGCCGCTGCTGATACGGCGGCCGCTGCTGCAGGTTGGCGCGGAGCGGCGGGTCGGTTTCGATCCGCCGGCAGTGGACCGCTGGATAGGGCTGACGCCGGACGCCGCGGCACGGCTGCGTGAAACGTCGGAGGGCTGTGCTGCCGGCGGACTGCGATCGTGCCGCCCGCCGGAATGA